In a single window of the Heliangelus exortis chromosome 1, bHelExo1.hap1, whole genome shotgun sequence genome:
- the C1H2orf49 gene encoding ashwin, which produces MAAQGRGRLGSGKEERESGRPESELLLHPELLSEEFLQLTLERKNILVENDVKMDKDSLTDLYIQYAIPLPQRDLPKSRWGKMMEKKRQQNELKIENKSVTTVEGLRKRPLIVFDGNSTSTSIKVKKTENGAADRLKPPPAGSTTNTVRRLSVPSNTSTYISASSLSEDAKLGMSNNKAKQNNISKTNSSVLPSLKEYPLSPGTTAVKLKRALPKEESDLSNDLKPTEAKKKIQHVTWP; this is translated from the exons ATGGCGGCGCAAGGACGGGGCCGGCTGGGCAGCGGCAAGGAAGAGCGGGAGTCCGGGCGGCCGGAGTcggagctgctgctgcacccgGAGCTGCTGTCGGAGGAGTTCCTGCAGCTCACCCTGGAGCGG AAAAATATACTAGTTGAAAATGATGTAAAAATGGACAAAGATAGCCTTACTGATCTCTATATTCAATATGCCATTCCCCTGCCTCAGCGTGACTTACCAAAAAGTAGATGGGGGaaaatgatggaaaagaaaagacagcaaaatgagTTGAAAATTGAGAATAAAAG tgTTACAACGGTGGAAGGTTTAAGGAAGCGCCCACTAATTGTGTTTGATGGCAATTCAACAAGTACAAGCATAAAGGTGAAGAAGACAGAGAATGGAGCAGCTGATCGCCTAAAACCTCCTCCAGCTGGAAGCACCACCAACACTGTTAGAAGATTATCAGTTCCTTCAAATACCTCAACATACATTTCAGCCTCCAGTTTATCAGAGGACGCAAAGCTGGGGATGAGCAATAACAAGGCTAAGCAGAACAATATTTCAAAGACTAACAGCAGTGTGTTGCCTAGTCTGAAGGAGTACCCTTTGTCTCCAGGGACTACTGCTGTGAAGTTAAAGAGAGCTCTTCCTAAAGAAGAATCAGATTTGTCG AATGACCTAAAGCCTAcggaagcaaagaagaaaatccagcATGTTACGTGGCCATGA